Proteins from a genomic interval of Fusarium oxysporum Fo47 chromosome I, complete sequence:
- a CDS encoding concanavalin A-like lectin/glucanase domain-containing protein produces MRASPQLVLILSAISAVEASRGSKCRHGRPRNGNSVPDVSADPHLATSDDASSIISSISTTVEVVKTGQAQTVISTALTVPTETPQVTEPANDAGDVKPQEEEASSQNTASLPTSQQKKSTTAALKEPTKKFCGKPNESEVLFGTPWIVFSMNYNYQSIKGSSCVGYYDYAGSGDNQTIHWSVLWDIDPNVGTNLVKGYNFIGLTQGLETRLSDIKSIPSKYEWTTSKTTDYKGNVVYDFMTCDTKGDSTSSNAQELMLWLNWQGGQVPIGWGEGPIATIDGLFGKDGWKLYQGVNADTGITVTSLLCPEGSQFGNEEGGSFEGDIKDWLVALSKKGVFKSDTYVNVGNAGMEPYYGTVDFDNHLSLRINV; encoded by the exons ATGCGTGCCTCCCCCCAACTCGTTCTCATCCTTTCGGCTATTTCTGCAGTCGAAGCTTCAAGAGGTTCCAAGTGTCGCCATGGACGACCCAGGAATGGCAATTCGGTTCCTGATGTCTCAGCGGACCCGCATCTGGCAACATCAGATGATGCCTCCAGCATTATTTCCAGTATTTCGACAACAGTAGAGGTGGTGAAGACTGGACAAGCGCAAACCGTTATCTCGACCGCCCTTACTGTCCCGACCGAGACACCTCAAGTAACTGAGCCCGCCAATGATGCTGGGGATGTCAAGCctcaagaggaagaagcatcATCACAGAATACAGCTTCATTGCCGACATCACAACAAAAGAAAAGCACCACGGCTGCTCTCAAGGAGCCTACCAAGAAGTTCTGCGGCAAACCCAACGAATCCGAAGTCCTGTTTGGGACGCCATGGATTGTCTTCTCCATGAACTACAACTACCAGTCCATCAAAGGCTCTTCCTGTGTCGGCTACTACGACTACGCAGGCTCTGGTGACAACCAGACCATCCATTGGAGCGTCCTATGGGACATCGATCCCAATGTCGGCACGAACCTCGTCAAGGGCTACAACTTTATCGGTCTTACGCAGGGTCTGGAAACAAGGCTCAGTGATATCAAGAGCATTCCTTCCAAGTATGAGTGGACCACTAGCAAGACTACTGATTATAAAG GGAATGTTGTGTATGACTTTATGACCTGCGATACAAAGGGAGACTCAACCTCCAGCAATGCGCAGGAGCTCATGCTGTGGTTAAACTGGCAGGGCGGTCAAGTTCCCATTGGATGGGGTGAGGGACCCATCGCTACCATCGATGGACTGTTTGGCAAAGACGGCTGGAAGCTGTACCAAGGTGTCAACGCCGATACTGGCATCACTGTGACCTCGCTCCTGTGCCCCGAGGGCAGTCAGTTCGGTAACGAAGAGGGCGGTAGTTTTGAGGGCGACATCAAGGACTGGCTTGTGGCGCTCTCCAAGAAAGGCGTGTTCAAGTCAGACACGTATGTCAATGTTGGAAATGCTGGCATGGAACCTTACTATGGCACTGTTGACTTTGACAACCATCTGAGCCTCAGGATCAACGTCTAG